ttatttcataaCTATCAGGGGTAAATTAGtctttttaagttaattaattaatattaagatttaaaaaattattggcgCATGGTGTCCACATACTCAAGTGTTGAAGGTGTCCATGCTAGTTAGACGGCACGTGCAGTGCCTCTCAGTGATCAAACACCATTTCACCATGTTTTTTAAAGCACCCATTTATCCTTTTTCTCAAGATGCAGCACATGTTGGTAAAGGTGAAGCGATTTGTCATTGATCAacctttctcttttatttccttccttttccattcctccttaaaaaaatacagtttagttatctttattttttgtatttcagtttcagtctttattctttttatttttaatttttgttcttgacccttttataaaagttttagttgttttttatttagtccatcaattttaatttgtcatgtattattatttcaattcagttcttattcttttgatttctaacttGGCTCTTTTGAtaaagttttattgatttttaattttattcttcaaaccAAGTTTAtggtctattttttaaaaaaatttgatcgtcattcttttgattattttttttattgatttaatttttattttcaatttaaccctctaaTAAAGCTGTTTTGATTGCcctcgaatttattttttattttgattttcaccctcattcATTTAATTGCcctcgaatttattttttattttgattttcaccctcattcatttaattgcaatttttttttatctttgatccttagtgtaattgattttcttttcctgctttcatccttcagcatttgatttattgggGATTGGGCATTGTTTCACCATGTATAGTGCTTTCAATATAATAACTTGGGTCAcaggtttaaaaaattaacgtggtcaaaattctttttgggtttattttcttttctaatttcattattcgacattggtttttaaaaataaaaaaataaaagatgtactttgtggtttttttcaaaaaaaaatattggtttatcttgatttcatgaCCTAGGTCACAAGTTTTGTGGGTTGGCTCGCCTCTTATTACTCAGGTTACATGTTTATCACGCCACCTTAGATTAATTCGAGCCaatttttttgtcccttttttttatatataaaattccatacttccaaagttttttttcaagttattgtCTATTTACTAtcgttggattttttttattatgaaattaaaataaaaccaacttattaaACTTGAATATCAGAGCTATGAgctaagttgttttttaataaaaaaaacaaaacatgcttGCGGCACCTAGACTATCATGACCTTTTTTTtagacaaagaaaaatgaaaataattgtgatcttaatgtttttatgaggaaagaaaaccaaataataaattaaaagaaccaTGCAcatatataactaaataaatcattaaCTTGTGCCTCATTACaaatcataatttcttttattagaaaaataagagcacatgattttttaatttcttttaaaaaaaatcataaatcgaGAATCTCACTATGGGCAAGCGTTCAAACtgatgaaatgatgaaaaataaaaagaaaattgtccggtaaaattaaaatatagataaGCTTGATATCCAAAGCCAAAATTGTCTAATGCAAGTGTATTTTTCTGTCGCAAAGCTTATCTTTTaccacaaaataaattttttttatccctaaaaataaagttaatttatataaagcacaaaaataaatcatggaaGATGAAATTATGCCTCGCAAtcacatttaaaatataacaaagttAGAATCCTATACCCACATCATATCGATTAAATGTGTTGTCATTTTAATACGTCATccaatatgttttgattttagtatttaaaaagtgtttttgtcCAGTATGCATGAAATTTTAGACTTACTaacatcttaatatatttttttaaataggaaaaaaatgatttgacaaGCAGCGTAGGTGagcttatttttttctaaactttaaaaaaatgttaagaacaAATATGGAGGTGGTGGCATGTTggacaatatattttaaaaaacacagcaaataatttaatctaaaacCATAGTCCCTTTGAAAAAAGGCATAAATTTAATAGAaacaatgaatttaaaaatttaagataacctgagttatttttaaaattaataaaaaaataatggagtaTAATCCCTCAAAAAATAGACAGTTCCCTCTACGCTTCAATTTCCActagcataaaaaaagaaaaaattagttcCTCTGAAAGGACAAGCCTACTCAATAAACTCTCCCATTTTCCCTATTAATAAACAGTTAGATGACACGTTGTGTAACTTAATTAGTCTCTCAATTTAGAGTGTATTTATTGTTGTGCtagctttaaaaaacaatttagaaaaattatttttaattatgattgatttgattaaaatatgtgttttgttaaaattataattgaaattgttgTTTAGTAAAAGGTATATCcaggtgtttttttaaattatgattgaaattgatattgataataaaacaacataaaatgacatatattaatttttgtttttcaaatacatttatgtgcatttaattattaattacattgtaaaaatatttatgcaaattaaaacactagtttttttatttattatttcattaaatttactAAACATAATTCATATACATTATGTATTTTACTGTAATGtacttgttatttattattagagTACAAAAACAAGAggaattaaattcatttatatatttatttttacttcatcattcaataaattaatattagtataaaaataattaatataattttttaaaaaacaatgattatcaaaaaacaaatccgTGTCTTTCTTGTTCACGGATCAAAAACCTCAAGTTTTGTGATCTACATCTCATCAAAAAATTCATTCAAGctcgaaaaaaaaagaggggtctTAGTTTGCTGGTCATTCATAAACAAGGGCATAGATGACGTGTCAAAAGTACAGTTTTTCATGCTCCAGCAAACGTTCATTGGTGAATTAAGGATATATACTAGACAGAATGAGGGGGAGAAAGGGTTgttataatttcatcaatgaacaatttttatttatgctcCAATGAAGAGCAATGAACTCTGTAATATATTACAAAACCTCCAATGAACTCGATGGTCAGTTTTTGAGAATGGCAAGCCAGAAATACAGAGAAACCAATAGGAATGCTGGTGGGCAACTAACAATTTTTCAACGAAAACATTAGGAAagcagcagtagcagcagcaaaattttaagttaaaattcacaacccaaaagaaaaaatcatgatcaTAGCATTGTTCAACACTTGGGAAGATCAGATGGTGGAGGAGGGAGCTTCTGACTGGGAAGTGTTCCATCCAAGACAATCCATGCCATCCTTAACCCCCAGCTCAAATGTACATCGAAGTGGCAGTGCATAAACCATACTCCTGCATCACAGCACATTAATAATGTTGATATGATTAAGAAAACATTAGTGGAATAaatgaaaattctcaaaataacAGAATGAAAAAGGAATGGGTGTGcttcaatttattaattattattgttatcattgttattattaagaaaTAGTGCTACGAACCTGGATTGTCTGCATGAAAACGAATTGCCACCCAGCCACCAGAAGGCACACCAACAGTGTTCCTTTCAACAGGATCAACAAGATTAAAGTTCTTGGGGTCATTATTTGGATCAAAATTCCCAAACCCTTCTCCAACAACATAGAAATTGAAGCCATGGAGATGGAGAGGGTGGCTCTCTGCACCCAAAATGCTAGTGCCCTGCATCACTACCTCCACATTTGTGTTAAATGGAAGCACTATAAGCTTGGTACCATTGGTAACAAAAGTATTATTTGGTGGGGTCCCTGTGTAGTTGAATGGATGGAGAGGAGAGCTTGGAAAATCAGAGGTGTAAAccccatttgattttttgaaaaaataggatTGAAGGAGTGCTGTTGAAGGGAGAGCCATGGAGATGTTGTTAACAGAAGCTGAAAATTTCGTGCCATTAGGCCCTTGACATGTCTGATTTTTTGGGCACGGGTTGTTTCCCAGACCAACCGTGAAGAAAAATTTCTTGTCCACTGTTTGAGGGACATTAACCGGGAATTGAAAATTAGCCAAACTGCGAAGTTTTCTTGTGAAATTCGCAACAGCATTTGTAGCATTAATCGGAGGAAGGGTTGGTTTAAAAGTTGTCGAGTTTGAAGAAGTTTCATACTCGAGTATCCCTGCAACAGTTGTGTTGTCAAATGTGCCTTGGCCAGTAAAATATGGTCTTGCTAACATGTAGAATGATGCATTGGGGGCAATGGGTTTGGTCTTCAGAAGAACATTTGTGGTCTGTCCTGGTGTGATAACCAGAAGGTTGGTCTCAAAAGGCTTCACATAAGTTGCATCCACTTCAACAACGGTGAAGGTGTGGTTTGCAATGCTGAAAAAAAGCTCATCGTTGAGTGCAGCATTGATCAATCGGAGAAGATATGTCTTTCCCGGCTTCACCTTTAGTTTGTATGTATCTGCAAGTTATAAACatatgatacaaaaataaatgtccagacgtgtgtgtgtgtaataagCTTTCAAGTATCAATTGGGTGACCAAAATAGCTATGATCACTTACTATTTGCTGAGCAATTGTATAGTGGACCTGTAAGTCCATTAAAGGTGTAGGCTTCAGAGACATTTGGCCCCCCTCCTGTCTGTAAAGCCTGTCTAATCACTGCCTCAGGATCAGCGTTGAACCACTCTCCTGtggtttattcaatcaaatactTTATTAATTAGCTTGTTTGACTTCGAAGAAGATAACAGTTGGTgagtaaaataacataattatttaaaatatttgtaaaaatcaaTCTAAGATTAATCAAAAAAAGATCAACTTTCGAAATTAAATCAGAATATTTggttagaaatttttttaaaaaaaaggtaaataattACCCAACATGATAGTCACTTCCTTGTGGGGTTTGGCAAATGGGTAAGAAACGTTGCGCTTAGGGAAGATGATAAGAGGTCCATAGACAGAAGCTCTAAGCCATGAGAGGTGAGCATGCCAGAAGAGAGTTCCTCTTTGTCCTGTAACAGTGAAGTTGTACACATAAGTCTGGTTTGTTTGAATAGGGCATTGTGTGATGTATGCTGGCCCATCTGCCCATCCACTTTGAAGTTGTCGAATTCCATGCCTgttcaattcaattcatttcATCACCAAAAGTACACGTTAATATTTACCATCAACACGAATCATATAGATATAGTTTAACTACATGTCATTGTTAATCAATCCATGAATAACAGTGCCATACAACAGAAAACTTGATCACTTTCATACCAATGGATGCTGATGTTATTTGGAACATGATTGACCACCTTCACCACTAAACGGTCACCTTCTCTGGCAACTACGCGAGGCCCCGGGAACTTCCCATTAACAGTCACCATGCTCTTAGTGTGGCACAACCGGGTGACATTTGTCAGTTTTATCTGAAAGAAAATTACAAGTAACAAATGTTACTTACATATGAACATGATGATAAGCTAGCTAGCCAGACAAAGgcatataattaaatgattagCTGAGTGTTAGCATGCgcaaagtgtatatatatatatatagacacgtACGTTGAACTTGTAGTGCCGCGTGATGCCTGCATGCTTTGCACCGGCAACCTCAGGAAAGGCCCAGAGGCAGCTCATAGCAAAGAGTAGAATTGTCAGAAGAATTCCTGGTGATGCAGGGACTGGAGCACCCATGCTTTACGTACCAAAAGTGAAGTTAAATTTGCTACTATTGGTAGAAAGATGGATGGAGATAGGAGCGAGAGGTACTATTGGTGAAACTCAAAACTTTGCTTCTCTTACTGGAATTATATGATCATTAGACCCAGTGGAGGGTGTTTATATAGGCCAATAGCTTATAGTTAGAGTAGTAGTGTCTGTTTGATTAGGTAACCAGATGTCTCCGATAagacaaaagagagagagagagagagggagggagggagggagggagagagttACCTACTGTCGGTTCATGTTTGATTTGGAGTGTAATCAAAGtcaaataattagttaatttaaccTGTGCTTTAGCTTTAGTTTGAATAATATGGTGGACGATAGCCTCGACTtgttaattacataaatatttacCGTTATTGGATAATCGAAAGAAATGTCAGCATGGCATTAATTTTCCTCCTTCGTAAGTAAcccttttttattgaaaattcttCTCGTAAAAAGTTTTCCTCAAAAACCTATGAACACAAGTCGCATGCTTGTAAATGAAATTTGACTTATTATGCCCACGTTAAGTGATGAAATGTATCTTCCACCAAAAAAGCTGGAGAACATGAGGGATAGGAAAGATCATAGTCATTCCGAAACCTATGTTCCAAGGATATATTGGGGGCTACGTAACGgtcaataaaaatagaaacctCGATCTATCTTATTCAGCTACAGAATTCAAAGATCAAACCACTGGTGTGGATGACCAGGGCAATCAAAGAGATCCCATTTGCCGATGAACAGGTTGTTTTTTAGTCAATTTAACGTTCCATGCTAATGATTATATTCATAAGACTTACTCACTGGGACTGTGGGACATGTACAGTGGTTGGTGATAACCTATGTGTCAACCACACTCACGCActtgaaaaatcacaaagccaAGGAAGAGAAGGACATCTGAGCCACCTTTCTTCCAAGCAACAAAAGAATGATCGATATATAGAGATTCagtttgtttaatatatatagtcACTTCTTTCTGTAAAGAGTAAAGTAATCTCTTGATCTTAAACATGAAGTTACAATTATATCGGATCAGAAGTAACTGATATATATTATGTAGGAGTTAATTAACAGTCGAGGTGTGTGAaagattttacttgtgtatcaGTTTACAACATATATAATGAATTCGAGTTTGTAGGTGCACCAACTACGCTAGCTCCTTGTAGGATAATCCTATCTCCAGATTTCTATATCTATAAGCAAGACATTATTTAGTTATGTGTCCAAGCTTGTTGGTCAACTTTTATTCAGTAAATCAAAAGATAGAAAGTTCATCAGATCAGTAACGTTTTATGCTTTTGGCGCATGTACATATGCATGGGAGAATTGAGGCGTCCATTTTATGCGAATCACATGATAAAGCCCTGACCGTTATAATGTATCAACCAAAAACACTAATGTATGCTTAAAATCCTAGTGAATTTTAAGTTCTCCAGTGGAAAAATCATATACAGGAATTGCCAGAAGTAATCAGaatattgtgtttaattaaCGTTGTGACTACAAACAAAGGAAAGATGAACTCCCAGTCTGCagccacatatatatattttttcatatgtcTACATGGACATTAAGcagaattattttaatcaatccCAAATCATAACAACTGCAATAACTCCCACCCCAAGGAACACAGCAACAAACTTGAAGAATGGAGTGTCGAAGTACAATTTAGCTTGTGGATGGAATCCTTTAGCTATGAGATGGTTGATGGCAACATAGATAAAAACTCCACATGCAAGCCCCATAGAGATACCAAAGATCCAATCAGCTTCTTGGCCCTGAGCAGTGGCATCAATGGCAATGCCTATCCCTACTCCAAGGGGGCTGGAAAtagcaaaagcaaaagaataTGCCGCGGTTAATAGAAATGGCCTCTTCGGGAGCATCCTAAGCAGAGCGATTCCCATTCCAATGGCTGCAAAGATTTTGTGCAATGATATAGTCCAAAGATTCCTCCATGCCTCTCCCTTAGtccctaaacaaaaattaaacacatgacACTGAGGTGTCAACATTGAACAAGAAAACTCCCTCGCTAAATTTTGCAACTCGACCCTAGCTACTCAAGCTAATAACAAGTACCATTACCAAGATTTATATGTACTTGTCAAATTATGCGTTATCAGCTATCACTAAATATAAAAGGCACCTCTGCGTGTGTGTACTGAGTAATACTCATCCATTGCATGAGTGTATTGGAGCTAACAATGAAGCAATGCATGGATCATTGataaccctttcatatatatagttTCAGTTATGAATTGATGAAGACAACTGCCTGCGCTTGCTAACATATTTAGCTCTTATAATAATTACTTATGACTGTATGAGCTCAACTACaagaagaaattattaattagaaGGTGTTAAGCATCGcatacataaatataaaaaatatcacaacaaacaacaagaaaagaaataacaatataaCATATATAGTGATTTTACGTGATTCGGCTATGTGTTTAGATCTACAAGTATATAAAGAGAAGAAATTTTACTATAGTCACAAAATCTCACAATTTGACACGCTTGAAAATAAACCTAAGAACATATTTACAGGAATATGTTAATTCTAATGGGAAAACAAAAATAGTCACAAAGATTTCCAttactagctagctaggtcAAACCAATCCTAACCAAAGAACTCATTGTCAAATATCCTTATTAGAATTAACCACATCATAGCATAAGGAGATGGGATTCAGATTGATAAACTATCATAGAAGTTACCAAAACTAATATTAACAATGAAATCAAGCTACCAGGTCcagattgattaattaataactttCCTATCAGCAAGCTTTGCTAAATATGGAAGTTGCCAAAAGATATATAACTACAGTTAATGAACCAGTGGAAGTTCATTAGCATATCCCTTTGACAGTTGTTATAGCAGTCGAGGGGACCCCAAAATCTCTAGTTTTGTAGAAAGTGACTTGACTAATTATCCAGTACACCAAACTCAGATGATACCTTCATGCATCTCATGCGGTTTCATTGCAATGAAAGAAACTAACCAATTAAGAAAAAGCAGCATGGATGAAGAAACATGTGTTTGGGCAAACTATGAACtgaaaaatcaacttaaagAGGTTTAATTACCTGCAACTCCAACGGCTATTCCCTCAAAAACTGAATGAAAACACAAGGCAAGGATGAGTAGTATGGTGTCCCCAAGAGACGTGGTCTTCAAGAAAATGGGATCGGCATTCATGGCCACATCTTTATCATCCTCTTGAGCTACCACTCCTTCATCCACTTGCACTCTAGCTTCTCTTTCAGCACCTGACCTTGTTACGAACATCACTATGCAATCACCAAGCATGGTTAAAAGATAGCCAGCAGAGGCTAGCATGAACGAGAAAGGGTATGTCTTGGTAGTGAGATTGCTAAGAGTATCAGCCGAATCGCTCAAGAAATGCATGAGAGAGGTCCCTAGAAAAACCCCGCCGGCAAATTGTGTGCCCAAGAGAAGGAAATTCTCGTTCCATCGATAGAAGTAGGGAGAGATACCACCTGCGAATGTGGTAACTAGCAGTATGATCAAACACCATACTTTCACCAGAATCAAGCTTTTCGAATGCAAATGTACGTTACCCTCGCTGCTGTCGTTTCCATCATGACCTCCGTGGCTACTGATTAAAGAGAATTGCAGGATCAATATCAGAGAGATCAACAGAGAGGTTGACTTGGGAGTTTTCAAACAAGGCATGAAATATTTAGCCATGAATTAATTGAGTGGATGTATCATCAACTTTCTTGATCTGATTTTGCATGATTATTTTCATTTCCccccctatatatatatataacatatattacatgactttttttcatttttaagcgAAAATATTacttcatccaaaaaaaaagtgaaaaaaatatcacacatgtatatatataatgttatcTGTATACAATGAGATTGAATCAAACGGaataattaaatacaagcaGGCGGATGATCTCATGCTTCTGCTCCATTTATTTGTAGTACAGCTTTATCTGCTGTACTACACACCAAATAAATCAAAGGACTTCCAATCTCGAATATATATGCATGTTGTACTTCACTCTTGATGGGAGTTCGAGGCATGTATAATAGTCAATACTTAGTTATCGaagaaatataagaatattaatttgtaattagtactaatttaatttaatgaccTAGTTGTGATGAATTGCTTGAGGCTGATCGTTGGATATATAGTTAAATGGCACTCCATTTTGTTTAATTGCTTTTATATATGTAATCCCCTCTGGGTCCAATGTTTAGCAAGTCTTCCAccaataattcattaaaaaaaattaggctaAATTGTACATAATCCTTTGAATTAGTGGTCGGGGCATCATTAGTCTTTGGACTAAAAATTACGTGCCAACAACAATCCAGACTAAGTGGCCGTTTGGgagtgtggctgcgggtgaggttcacccgcagccacacatAATATCGTTTGGTAAAAGGAAAAAGCTGCTTTTCACTGGTAGGACCCACtacaaatgaaaatgaaatcgCAGGTTTTGGAGAAGCAGCATTTGGCTGCTTCTCCTGAGGCAAGAAGCTgaaacagtggagcatggctccactgtaacagtggagcatggctccactgtaaCAGTGGAGTCATGCTCCACtgtacagtgcgagtgaattaattcactcgcactgtacacttaaacttaaattattattttttttttgaaaaaccaggaaaaatttagttttttttttaattattattttgaagaaaagtttagttttttttttaattattattttgacaaaccaggaaaagtttagttttttctttttattattatttcgaaAAACCAGGAAacgtttagttttttttttttgaaaaactagtgcaGTTAAGTGATTTTACTCgtactattcacgtgaacatgaataatatttttttttgtttttttaaaaaattagtttaaggtgaattaaatttactcgtactgtaatctcaattttatttatgataatattttaactaattttattgcatgcttaaaaaatcatgaaaactgtagtttttatcgaatgaattttgtacgtaatgaaattgtaaaatattttttaaaaaattaagttttactcgaaaaactagtatttaatattatttaataacactatataaattagaaagatatcgcatgatgacgtagcatttgtggaatttgatcgcaattccaattatgttcttgccgggtccgacccagttaaaaaaagttcagttattttaattgtgttttattcaaaaaattagaaggagatcgcttgatgacgtaacaaaaaatgtagtttttgttgttgcgtgcttaagaaaccatgaaaaatatagttattgttGGATatatttcgtatgtgatgacattgcatatagtttaatggaataataaaaaatatttgatatcaatattatttatttcatgatgtaataatagtagttaaatctacaatatttaaattaaaaatatttttaattattttataacctcaatttgaaaagcatttttttaaccaaacacattaaactactttttcttcaacctcaatttcaaccacagttttaaccaaacacctattttttcaaaccaacctcaactaaaagtactttttataaaacaacttttttcaaactacaaccagaacagcaaccgcaataccaaacaagctctaattccgtcggtgaaaattAGGTTTCTAGCGAAATGAAAGGTTTAttaggataattttttaattgaggtcACATGAAGGGCTCCCACATCCTTCTAGCTAAGAACAACTCTGGTAATAACCATATCTACTAGCGAAACACAAGGAAGAAGAGAGGAGCTAAGAATTGAGCAGCCTTACATTCCACAACAATAACGAAACAAAACACGCAGATCCATGAGCATTTTTAAACTGTTGGGCAGCCGGAGATTTTCTTTAGcctctttgtttttctaaactGATTGAAGGAAACTCGTGTGTACATGCAAAATGACATGAACATGAAACAGTAAAACACAGTCATCGGTCCCCGCCACCCAGCACAGTGTAGACTGTGGGGCAACCTTGAGTTTAGCACCGGGTCGAGGCTTTTCTTATAGTATTATTTGTGATGTGTAGACTGTCCAACGATGGGCTTTGAGATTGACAAAGTTTTGAGCGATGTAACTTTCACAAACGTTTTATATTACAGATAGGTTGGATTCATAATGCATCACGCCTGAGCAGGAACATCGTCATCAGCCATGCTCAACAGGGGTGACCGCGTCAcaacttttcttttgctttcagaTCAATGCTCAACAGTtgatttttgcttctttctaaTCCATAATATGCAGAGCTAAGAATGAGGGAGCAATACAAGCTAAATTTCCCTCTGGTCAAGCAAAGGTTAGATAAAAGCCCATCCTATAAATTATTTACACAGGCATAAGAGAAATTCATTTTCATGCAATCACAGATTGAGACATGAGAAAAGTTTTCCTACACAGATTCATTGATTTACTTGGGCAGTCATTAAACCATGTCCGACCCATCAGATTCACTCTCTCTGCTTTCTTGCCATCCGGAACCGATCAGAAATTTACACACTGGGCACGTGCCTTGTTGCCGCAGCCATGGATCGATACAGTTGGTATGAAACTACAAACGAGGAGAAAACCAACATAGATTTAAAGTCATCAATACAGCATACAAATTAAATGGAATGCTTGTTAATGACTTAATATGCCAAGCATTTACCACCAGAAGATATTTAAAACAGTTGATTCAGGGTTAGCTAACCATACAGCAACCATTGAAGAAGTTACACCGAGACTCAGTGAGAGAATACGAGACACAAAGGCAATGGTAACAAAACACTCAGCATAGATTTTTGGTATTcagttaaaagaaaaggattttcaAAGAATAGCAACTTTAGCTAAAATTTTGAGGAATATCTGGTTCACTCACATTACAATGGAAGGCAACGTCGTTGCTTATTCATTAGCAAAAGACAGCGTGAGCAGATCAGATGA
This region of Populus trichocarpa isolate Nisqually-1 chromosome 9, P.trichocarpa_v4.1, whole genome shotgun sequence genomic DNA includes:
- the LOC7481523 gene encoding laccase-2, yielding MGAPVPASPGILLTILLFAMSCLWAFPEVAGAKHAGITRHYKFNIKLTNVTRLCHTKSMVTVNGKFPGPRVVAREGDRLVVKVVNHVPNNISIHWHGIRQLQSGWADGPAYITQCPIQTNQTYVYNFTVTGQRGTLFWHAHLSWLRASVYGPLIIFPKRNVSYPFAKPHKEVTIMLGEWFNADPEAVIRQALQTGGGPNVSEAYTFNGLTGPLYNCSANNTYKLKVKPGKTYLLRLINAALNDELFFSIANHTFTVVEVDATYVKPFETNLLVITPGQTTNVLLKTKPIAPNASFYMLARPYFTGQGTFDNTTVAGILEYETSSNSTTFKPTLPPINATNAVANFTRKLRSLANFQFPVNVPQTVDKKFFFTVGLGNNPCPKNQTCQGPNGTKFSASVNNISMALPSTALLQSYFFKKSNGVYTSDFPSSPLHPFNYTGTPPNNTFVTNGTKLIVLPFNTNVEVVMQGTSILGAESHPLHLHGFNFYVVGEGFGNFDPNNDPKNFNLVDPVERNTVGVPSGGWVAIRFHADNPGVWFMHCHFDVHLSWGLRMAWIVLDGTLPSQKLPPPPSDLPKC
- the LOC7481522 gene encoding zinc transporter 1; the encoded protein is MAKYFMPCLKTPKSTSLLISLILILQFSLISSHGGHDGNDSSEGNVHLHSKSLILVKVWCLIILLVTTFAGGISPYFYRWNENFLLLGTQFAGGVFLGTSLMHFLSDSADTLSNLTTKTYPFSFMLASAGYLLTMLGDCIVMFVTRSGAEREARVQVDEGVVAQEDDKDVAMNADPIFLKTTSLGDTILLILALCFHSVFEGIAVGVAGTKGEAWRNLWTISLHKIFAAIGMGIALLRMLPKRPFLLTAAYSFAFAISSPLGVGIGIAIDATAQGQEADWIFGISMGLACGVFIYVAINHLIAKGFHPQAKLYFDTPFFKFVAVFLGVGVIAVVMIWD